A part of Solicola gregarius genomic DNA contains:
- a CDS encoding amino acid ABC transporter permease → MSEEAADPWVVSDRQQERIRFRRRRTLNRAAIATISTVVVIMLIGYAVVSAPGWDRVHEVYFNWSDVKRTFPDIGEAFVLNIKLFMVTEVAVLVLALVVAIVRVLPSPALAPVKLIAIVYTDVFRGTPTLLVVILVGFGMPALQLQGTPASPFWLGVIALTLSYGAYVAEVIRAGIQSVHPSQWASARSLGMSYLTTLRRVILPQALRRVGPPLLNDFVSLQKDTALVSVIGLVEALRRAQEYSSRDFIFTPIVVAAGFFIVATIPLARLTDWLSLRASRREGAGA, encoded by the coding sequence GTGAGCGAGGAGGCAGCCGACCCCTGGGTCGTCAGCGACCGGCAACAGGAGCGGATCCGCTTCCGTCGTCGGCGCACCCTGAATCGAGCGGCCATCGCGACGATCTCGACGGTCGTCGTGATCATGCTCATCGGGTACGCCGTCGTCAGCGCGCCCGGCTGGGACCGCGTGCACGAGGTGTACTTCAACTGGTCGGACGTCAAGCGCACGTTCCCCGACATCGGCGAGGCGTTCGTCCTCAACATCAAGCTGTTCATGGTCACCGAGGTCGCCGTGCTTGTGCTGGCGCTCGTGGTCGCGATCGTGCGGGTGCTCCCGTCGCCCGCGCTCGCACCGGTGAAGCTGATCGCGATCGTCTACACCGATGTGTTCCGCGGAACGCCGACGCTTCTGGTCGTCATCCTGGTCGGGTTCGGCATGCCGGCGCTGCAGTTGCAGGGGACTCCGGCGAGTCCGTTCTGGCTCGGCGTGATCGCCTTGACGCTGAGCTACGGCGCGTACGTCGCGGAGGTGATCCGCGCGGGAATCCAGTCGGTGCACCCGAGCCAGTGGGCGAGCGCACGGTCGCTGGGCATGTCGTACCTCACGACGCTGCGGCGGGTGATCCTGCCGCAGGCGCTACGCCGGGTGGGTCCGCCGCTGCTGAACGACTTCGTGTCGCTGCAGAAGGACACGGCGCTCGTCTCCGTGATCGGGCTGGTCGAGGCGCTGCGGCGTGCACAGGAGTACTCCAGCCGCGACTTCATCTTCACCCCGATCGTGGTGGCGGCGGGATTCTTCATCGTCGCCACGATCCCGCTGGCCCGGCTCACCGACTGGTTGTCGCTGCGGGCGAGCCGGCGCGAGGGGGCGGGCGCATGA
- a CDS encoding amino acid ABC transporter ATP-binding protein, whose product MTLLRVEGLRKRYGDTDVLRGIDLSVDAHDVVCVIGSSGSGKSTLLRCINLLEVVDDGAVWLEDREITDPRVDADEVRRHLGMVFQSYNLFPHLSVLDNVTLGPRFVVGTKRGEAEAQAHELLRRFSLEDKADAYPDRLSGGQQQRVAVVRALAMDPHVLLLDEITSALDPELVGEVLEIIRDLATQGMTIVMATHEMAFARDVADRVVFLDGGRVEESGTPAQVFESPSSARTAEFLRRFLAT is encoded by the coding sequence ATGACTCTGCTGCGCGTCGAGGGACTCCGCAAGCGCTACGGCGACACCGATGTGCTCCGCGGCATCGACCTGAGCGTCGACGCCCACGACGTGGTGTGCGTCATCGGCTCGTCCGGGTCGGGCAAGTCGACCCTGTTGCGCTGCATCAATCTGCTCGAGGTCGTCGACGACGGCGCAGTGTGGCTCGAGGATCGCGAGATCACCGACCCACGCGTCGATGCCGACGAGGTACGCCGCCACCTCGGCATGGTGTTCCAGTCGTACAACCTGTTTCCGCATCTGAGCGTGCTCGACAACGTCACGCTCGGCCCGCGGTTCGTCGTGGGTACGAAGCGCGGCGAGGCGGAGGCCCAGGCGCATGAGCTGCTCCGGCGCTTCAGCCTCGAGGACAAGGCGGATGCGTACCCCGACCGGTTGTCGGGTGGTCAGCAGCAGCGCGTCGCCGTCGTACGCGCGCTCGCGATGGACCCGCACGTGCTGCTGCTGGACGAGATCACCTCGGCGCTCGACCCCGAGCTGGTCGGCGAGGTGCTCGAGATCATCCGCGATCTAGCGACCCAGGGGATGACGATCGTGATGGCGACGCACGAGATGGCGTTCGCACGCGACGTCGCCGACCGGGTGGTGTTCCTCGACGGCGGGCGTGTCGAGGAGTCGGGTACGCCGGCGCAGGTGTTCGAGTCGCCGAGCAGCGCGCGTACGGCGGAGTTCCTGCGCCGCTTCCTCGCGACCTGA
- a CDS encoding ABC transporter substrate-binding protein, whose product MNTPARTATFAALLLAGVVACAPEDDSSDDTQSKEPAKLSECTPDQLDLYESGTLTVATDTPAYDPWFSDDDPSNGKGYESAVTYAIADRLGFDKSEVTWTSVPFNTSYQPGEKKFDFDINQVSITEKRAQAVTFSEPYYAAAQAVITMDDSEYADIISLDELKDAKVGAQVGTTSLEAIDQIGPDQEPAIYDDTNQATKALEAGQIDALIADLPSGYYITAAVLDGSKLVGQFQPETGETEEFGLLFEKGNSLVSCVNAAIDDLKSDGTLAELEKKWLSETTKVPELS is encoded by the coding sequence ATGAACACCCCCGCACGTACCGCGACCTTCGCCGCCCTGCTCCTCGCCGGCGTCGTCGCCTGCGCTCCAGAGGACGACAGCAGCGACGACACACAGAGCAAGGAGCCCGCGAAGCTCAGCGAGTGCACGCCCGACCAGCTCGACCTGTACGAATCCGGCACGCTGACCGTCGCGACCGACACACCCGCGTACGACCCGTGGTTCAGCGACGATGATCCGAGCAACGGCAAGGGGTACGAGAGCGCGGTCACGTACGCGATCGCCGACCGGCTCGGCTTCGACAAGTCCGAGGTGACGTGGACGTCGGTGCCGTTCAACACCAGCTACCAGCCGGGTGAGAAGAAGTTCGACTTCGACATCAACCAGGTGTCCATCACCGAGAAGCGCGCGCAGGCCGTGACGTTCTCCGAGCCGTACTACGCCGCCGCGCAGGCGGTGATCACGATGGACGACTCCGAGTACGCCGACATCATCAGCCTCGACGAACTCAAAGACGCGAAGGTCGGCGCGCAGGTGGGCACCACCTCGCTGGAGGCGATCGACCAGATCGGCCCCGACCAGGAGCCCGCGATCTACGACGACACCAACCAGGCGACGAAGGCGCTGGAGGCCGGCCAGATCGACGCGCTCATCGCCGACCTGCCGTCCGGCTACTACATCACCGCGGCGGTACTTGATGGGAGCAAGCTGGTCGGGCAGTTCCAGCCGGAGACCGGCGAGACCGAGGAGTTCGGGCTGCTGTTCGAGAAGGGCAATTCGCTCGTCTCGTGCGTGAACGCCGCGATCGACGATCTGAAGAGCGACGGCACCCTCGCCGAGCTCGAGAAGAAGTGGCTATCGGAGACGACGAAGGTGCCTGAGCTTTCGTGA